The DNA region CTAGACATAAAGGTGGCCCCTGACTACATCGGATCTGTTACCTCCGTGCTGAATAAGCATAGGGGCAAGATCCTCGACATGACTCAGCAGGAGTACATGGCCTACCTTAGGGCTGAGTTGCCGGTGCTTGAGTCTTTCACAATCAGCGATGAGCTCCGCGCCGCCGCAGCTGGCAAGATCTTCTGGTCTATGCAGTTCGCGAGGTGGGCTCCTTACCCAGAGTCTATGCTTGTCGACTTCGTGAAGCAGTTGAGGAAGAAGAAGGGGCTGAAGGAGGATATACCAAAGCCTACAGACTTCGTCGAGGTCTTTTAAGACCAGCTAAACATAGGGCAATTTCCCTTATAGCGCTTACTCAGCATAGCATTACGCGTACTGCAAGTTAAACATGCGGGGCTTTGGCACACGCCCCGTTGCTGATGTCTTCAAATCTGCAGTCTTGGGGCTTGATAAAAAGTCTTCCGCTGTGACTTGGAATACTGAAGCTCTGCGCGTTTTAGAAGAAGGGCGGATGCCACCTCTTTGTGGGCGTACGGATCAGCCTAGAAACACTTCTTCACCCCTCACGCACGGCCGTGTCATCACGTAAGCGTTAATGTTTTTATGTATAAATTATTTCTGATGGCATGTCCATAAGAAATTTATTGATTGTGCTCATAGCGGTCGCTGGGGTGATAGTGGCATTCCTAACGATATCTGCTTTTCAGCAACCGCAGACAAAGAAGCTCGTTATTGTCGGCCCCGCGGGCATAAGCGACTTAGGGCAGGCGTTGGCGAAAAAGTTCAGTGAGAAGTATGGGGTGAACGCCACGTTTATCCCACTTGGTGGGGCGGTAGAGATGGTGAACGAGCTGGTGAGGAACAAGGACAACCCACCATGGGACGTCGCCATTGGGATTCCGGAGTTTTACTACACTGTGTTAGTGGAAAGGGGTGTTTTACACTGTCCCAAGTTGTCTGTGGAGGGAGTCCCCCCCGAGGAGTTTTGGGATCCCAACGGTTGCGTGTACCCGCTGGATAAGTCCTACATCGGCATTGTATACAACGCCACTGCCCTCGAGAGGCTTGGGCTAAGGCCTCCAGAGACGCTGGACGACTTACTTAGGCCGGAGTACAAGGGGCTAGTAACATATCCCAACCCAGTCCAGTCGGGCACCGGGCTTGCCGTCCTCTCGTGGATAATGTCAGTAAAGGGAGAAGAGGCAGGGTGGACATATTTGAAACAGCTCAGCGGCCAAATAGCCAAGGTGGGGTATCCCAGCGGCTTTACGGCTTTGAGAAGCGCCCTAAAACGTGGCGACGTGGTTATAGCGCTTTCATGGTACAGCCACGTGATTGATCCTGGAACCCCTCACATGAGGGCTGCCACTTACAGCGCCTTTTTGTATAGAGAGGGCGTGGCAGTGCTTAAAAATGCCAAAAACCGCGACTTAGCCGTGGAATTTGTTAAATTCGCCCTAAGCAAAGAGGGGCAGGACCTAGTAGATCCTTACAACTACATGCTCCCCGTCAGGGCAGACGCCGTGGTGAAGAACAACGTGGGCCTTCCCCAGCCGCGGTCGGTGGTGGTCTACAACCCTGCCCTCGGCTCCAAGGCAGACGAGTGGAGGCTGAGGTGGCAGAGGGAGGTCGCTTCAGGTTAACAGTATACCAGGCGCCGGCCCTCTTATACCTTTTTGTTTTTGGGGCGCCGTACTTGTTTTTGTTGAGCCGCTACGGATTCTCCTCTGGGCTAGACGAATATACGTTGCGAGTTTTGTGGTTCACTTTGTGGCAGGCGGCTCTCTCTGCGTTGTTGTCTCTGGTAGGGGGGTTTGCCCTCCTGCCAGCCTATCTCAAGACGCCCTGGGTTAAGCCCCTGGCCCTCATCCCCTTCTTTGCCCCGGCCCTATCCACTGTAGACGCTCTTATTAGGCTCCACGGCGACGTGATGTACAGCCCGTGGGGAATTATCATAGCCCACGGAGTCTACTACGCCCCCTATGTGGCGTTGCTCCTAGAGTCTAACATGCTCTCTATGCCGGCAGATCTGACGGAGGCTCTGGATCTATACGTCAGGCGGCTCAGGACTAGGCTGAAGATCGTGTTGTGGGAACTAAGGCCCTCAATACTCTACTCGCTCTACACAGTGTTCGTCTTCAGTTTCCTCAGCTTCACCACGCCTCTCCTCCTCGGAGGGAGGTACCCCACCCTGGAGCTTTTGATATACATATACGCAACCTCCTACGCCTCCACTGCGCTGGCCTCTGCACTTGTGGCGCTTAACTTGGTAGCCACCTTGGCGCTGGCTGCACCGCTTTTCAGAATGAGGAGCCCCCCTCCGGCGGATCCCGCCGCCAGGCCCCCCAAAATGGGGCTTCTGCCCACGGCCGTGGGGCTGGCCGCAACCGGGTACTACGCCGTAGCGGCTTTCTACATCTTTTCGCCTTTGCTTGCGCCAAGGGGCGTCGCCGAGGTGTGGCCGTACGTGTTGAATAGCATCCTCGTAGCCGTGGTGGCGGCTACTGGGTCGCTGGTCTTGGTCTTGCTGTTCCTCATGGCTGATGGGGCGGGGTCCAGGTTGCCTGGCGTTGCCTACGCCGTGGCGCTTTCTCTTTCTAAAAGCGT from Pyrobaculum arsenaticum DSM 13514 includes:
- a CDS encoding thiamine ABC transporter substrate-binding protein, with protein sequence MSIRNLLIVLIAVAGVIVAFLTISAFQQPQTKKLVIVGPAGISDLGQALAKKFSEKYGVNATFIPLGGAVEMVNELVRNKDNPPWDVAIGIPEFYYTVLVERGVLHCPKLSVEGVPPEEFWDPNGCVYPLDKSYIGIVYNATALERLGLRPPETLDDLLRPEYKGLVTYPNPVQSGTGLAVLSWIMSVKGEEAGWTYLKQLSGQIAKVGYPSGFTALRSALKRGDVVIALSWYSHVIDPGTPHMRAATYSAFLYREGVAVLKNAKNRDLAVEFVKFALSKEGQDLVDPYNYMLPVRADAVVKNNVGLPQPRSVVVYNPALGSKADEWRLRWQREVASG
- a CDS encoding ABC transporter permease, yielding MEAEVAEGGRFRLTVYQAPALLYLFVFGAPYLFLLSRYGFSSGLDEYTLRVLWFTLWQAALSALLSLVGGFALLPAYLKTPWVKPLALIPFFAPALSTVDALIRLHGDVMYSPWGIIIAHGVYYAPYVALLLESNMLSMPADLTEALDLYVRRLRTRLKIVLWELRPSILYSLYTVFVFSFLSFTTPLLLGGRYPTLELLIYIYATSYASTALASALVALNLVATLALAAPLFRMRSPPPADPAARPPKMGLLPTAVGLAATGYYAVAAFYIFSPLLAPRGVAEVWPYVLNSILVAVVAATGSLVLVLLFLMADGAGSRLPGVAYAVALSLSKSVFALGFFYLAQPLYGTLLILAAAHMLVISPLAFSLAKPAWDKIRQDVRESCTLYLGPAKCVIRIVAELLGPTIVQAWLIALASSLSETTLALMLTTGASTTLSAMTAHLLTSRGPELVETGHFYSSLLALLVLVTVALSRLVKTRPFSF